A window of the Henckelia pumila isolate YLH828 chromosome 3, ASM3356847v2, whole genome shotgun sequence genome harbors these coding sequences:
- the LOC140889810 gene encoding cation/H(+) antiporter 14-like has translation MSLTKVTSSIGLVQGPNDSEEIIVCQFTHMTNAQGQAWFGGDPFAFTLPVLLLQFIFIFSLTSVVWFLLKHVKQGLISAQLIAGIIMGRSFLCRIDSYGDKLFPPGGILILETIADVGFMFHLFILGVHVDLSLVKKVEKSAMVIGAISFFLPFTMGLAFIFILEQLVEVEISTKRSLPYVACLNAITSFPVITSLLTDLNILNSELGRVATLASLICEICNYFVTLILCGIMTGLHSIEWNVFSFVVWPIFFLFIIVFGLRTAIVFIAKHVTEGQQMKEIHFISIVVVILLCGLGSECFGQPAALGAFFLGVLTPDGPPLGSSLVYKLDTINTGLLVPAKFVISGLSMDIFSIGGVSGATYGLVIIFAYSAKFTSTLVPALFYSIPVREAIALALIMCCRGIVEAVIYITLMEDGIINNEAYAFLLMSMLIVTGIARPLIWHLYDPSASYLGQRKNSILSNFPNDELRMMVCVHNEENVPTIINLLEVSTPIRNRPLAVFVLNLMELKGRGASVLESTTQRGKLTSSRSWSKHVANAINLFAERNQGCVVRHFTSIAPYASMHNDICSIALDQNANIVILPFHKQWTIDGKVGSNFPSIRMVNQNVIMKSPCSVGVLIDRGLVAGNRHSSSMFQITILFLGGPDDCEALAYANRFLENPQIILTFVWMRSCDHKKYGEETDKSMDTHMVNQFRARTIGNQRVVYREELAKDAIGTTRVIRSIEDGCDLFIVGRYHEADSPLLFGLTEWSEYPELGLIGDMLATSDFRFSVLVMQQQYLGADFVETHHLQPIACGYNSSPSCDDPYQHHRSYSFEENFEHSKRT, from the exons ATGTCGTTGACAAAAGTTACATCATCGATAGGGTTGGTCCAAGGGCCTAATGATTCTGAAGAAATTATAGTGTGTCAGTTTACTCATATGACAAATGCGCAAGGCCAAGCATGGTTCGGAGGAGATCCCTTCGCCTTTACTTTACCAGTTCTGCTGTTAcaattcatttttattttttccctaACAAGCGTAGTTTGGTTCCTTCTCAAACATGTTAAGCAGGGTCTAATCAGTGCGCAACTTATT GCCGGTATCATTATGGGTCGATCCTTCCTATGTCGCATAGACTCTTACGGTGACAAGTTATTTCCTCCTGGAGGGATATTGATACTTGAAACAATAGCAGACGTGGGCTTCATGTTCCATCTGTTTATATTAGGAGTACATGTTGATTTATCCTTGGTTAAAAAGGTGGAAAAAAGCGCTATGGTAATCGGAGCCATCTCTTTTTTCCTACCTTTCACAATGGGGCTAGCATTCATCTTCATATTAGAACAACTCGTGGAGGTAGAGATCTCGACGAAAAGATCTCTCCCTTATGTTGCATGTTTGAACGCTATCACTTCATTTCCAGTAATCACAAGCCTGTTAACCGATCTCAACATTCTTAACTCGGAGCTTGGTCGGGTAGCTACATTGGCATCCTTGATATGTGAAATATGCAACTACTTTGTTACATTGATTTTGTGTGGGATTATGACAGGATTACATAGCATTGAGTGGAATGTTTTTTCATTCGTCGTGTGGCCTATTTTCTTCCTCTTCATCATTGTATTTGGCCTACGAACCGCAATTGTATTTATTGCTAAACATGTGACTGAGGGACAACAGATGAAAGAGATCCACTTTATATCCATTGTGGTCGTGATCTTATTATGTGGACTAGGCTCTGAATGTTTTGGGCAGCCGGCAGCCCTTGGCGCCTTCTTTTTGGGTGTGCTTACACCCGATGGTCCGCCTTTGGGATCTTCTTTAGTATATAAGCTTGACACAATTAATACTGGATTGCTTGTTCCAGCCAAGTTTGTGATAAGTGGTTTGAGCATGGACATATTCTCCATAGGAGGGGTTTCTGGAGCCACCTATGGGCTGGTTATCATTTTCGCTTATTCGGCAAAGTTTACATCCACCCTTGTTCCTGCGCTCTTTTACAGTATCCCAGTACGCGAAGCCATCGCTCTTGCTCTCATAATGTGTTGCAGAGGTATCGTCGAAGCTGTGATATACATCACCTTGATGGAGGATGGG ATCATAAACAATGAAGCATATGCCTTTCTGTTAATGTCAATGCTGATCGTAACAGGGATTGCTAGGCCTCTGATATGGCATCTCTATGACCCATCAGCTAGTTACCTAGGTCAACGTAAGAACTCTATTCTGAGTAATTTTCCCAACGACGAACTAAGGATGATGGTATGCGTCCATAACGAAGAGAACGTTCCGACCATCATAAACCTTCTTGAAGTTTCAACTCCTATACGAAACAGACCTCTTGCTGTTTTTGTCCTAAACTTGATGGAACTCAAGGGTCGGGGAGCATCCGTGCTAGAGTCAACCACTCAAAGAGGCAAGCTAACATCCTCAAGAAGCTGGTCAAAACATGTTGCCAATGCCATCAACTTATTTGCAGAGCGCAACCAAGGATGCGTCGTGCGCCACTTCACTTCCATTGCACCATATGCCAGCATGCACAATGACATATGCTCCATCGCTCTTGaccaaaatgcaaatattgtgaTCCTCCCATTTCACAAGCAATGGACTATAGATGGTAAAGTTGGGTCCAACTTTCCTTCCATCAGGATGGTAAACCAAAACGTCATCATGAAATCTCCTTGTTCAGTAGGAGTCCTCATTGATCGAGGCCTTGTAGCTGGCAACCGACACTCCTCCTCCATGTTCCAAATCACAATTCTTTTCCTCGGTGGTCCGGATGACTGTGAAGCGCTTGCATATGCTAATCGTTTCCTTGAAAACCCGCAAATCATCCTAACATTCGTGTGGATGAGGTCGTGTGATCATAAGAAGTATGGTGAAGAAACAGATAAGAGTATGGATACACACATGGTGAACCAGTTTAGAGCGAGAACCATCGGCAACCAAAGAGTTGTATACAGAGAAGAGTTGGCAAAAGATGCAATAGGCACAACAAGAGTGATCAGGTCAATAGAAGATGGATGTGATTTGTTCATAGTAGGTAGATACCATGAGGCTGATTCTCCATTGCTATTTGGGCTTACAGAATGGAGTGAGTATCCTGAATTAGGACTTATTGGAGACATGTTAGCAACTTCTGACTTCAGGTTCTCGGTGTTGGTGATGCAACAACAGTACTTGGGTGCAGATTTTGTCGAAACTCACCACCTTCAACCCATTGCGTGTGGCTACAACTCGTCGCCAAGTTGTGATGATCCATACCAACATCATCGTTCTTACTCCTTTGAAGAAAATTTTGAGCATTCTAAGAGAACTTAA